A stretch of Parvimonas micra DNA encodes these proteins:
- the yihA gene encoding ribosome biogenesis GTP-binding protein YihA/YsxC, with product MKIISSELEQIAAIISQYPDSNLKEVAFAGRSNVGKSSFINAFINRKNLARTSSKPGKTRTVNFYKINNSFRLVDLPGYGYAQVSKSEKEKWGVIIETYLSNRENLCEVILIVDIRHAPSKEDVMMYHWLLEYGFSGYVIATKADKISKGQWNKHLKVVRETLGIKDMNLVIPFSSDSKANLEAVHNKIEEILSCE from the coding sequence GTGAAAATAATCTCAAGTGAATTAGAACAAATAGCTGCGATTATTTCACAGTATCCTGATTCTAATTTAAAAGAAGTTGCATTTGCCGGCAGGAGTAATGTTGGAAAATCAAGTTTTATAAATGCTTTCATAAACAGGAAAAATTTGGCGAGAACTAGTTCCAAACCTGGAAAAACAAGAACAGTAAATTTTTATAAAATAAATAATTCATTTAGATTAGTGGATTTGCCAGGATATGGATATGCACAAGTTTCTAAAAGTGAAAAAGAAAAATGGGGAGTAATTATTGAAACCTATCTTTCAAACAGAGAAAATTTGTGTGAAGTTATTCTTATCGTAGATATTAGACATGCTCCTAGTAAGGAAGATGTTATGATGTATCACTGGCTTTTAGAATATGGATTTAGTGGTTATGTTATAGCAACTAAAGCTGATAAAATTTCTAAAGGACAATGGAATAAACATTTAAAAGTTGTTAGAGAAACTTTAGGAATAAAGGATATGAATTTAGTTATTCCATTTAGTTCAGATTCAAAAGCGAATTTAGAGGCAGTCCATAATAAAATAGAAGAAATATTAAGCTGTGAGTAA
- a CDS encoding ABC transporter ATP-binding protein: MKKIWKNNLNILLPLFVVMFIYISLEIGVAMFFGYVIDSASGAINMQFSKVMIYTFALLITESVFKWIYEVMSYKFVAKMSLDTKIYIFNNLIKQDIESFYNNDVGNKISILTNDINTIETEYFRTFLNLVKSGFLFLFAFGTIFYVSYQMTIALMILSIISFAFGNIPMKNLKTFKEKFSNSQSEYTARTSEYFNGYETIKVFGLEKFISKVFYNNSKNVYDKGLAYQKRYSLVTMISYFFGGFTFLGGFVCGGYLAYKGFITLGQMIICVQLTNHIVNPLMFAIESYGKFKSVDKILNKIENTLISEENVEITEIKDFNNKISLNDVSFKYDDKKVLENINFEFEKGKKYALVGLSGSGKSTLMKLISKRIKANDGKIYIDGIDLDEVSKNSIINLISTINQNVFLFKGSLYDNITLFSRDYSEEKVKDVILKAELGKYLDRLYDKELISENANNLSGGEKQRISIARSLIKDTKIILADEILSSLDNEIAFSIEKGLLELENITLISVTHRLIKENLKQYDKILVLKDGKIEEKGNFEELMSFDSYFKKLYTISEVENN; encoded by the coding sequence ATGAAAAAAATATGGAAAAATAATTTGAATATTTTGCTACCACTTTTTGTAGTTATGTTTATTTATATTTCATTGGAAATTGGAGTTGCAATGTTTTTTGGTTATGTTATAGATTCAGCAAGTGGAGCAATAAATATGCAATTTTCTAAGGTTATGATTTATACTTTTGCTTTACTTATTACAGAGAGCGTTTTTAAATGGATTTATGAAGTTATGAGTTATAAATTTGTAGCTAAAATGTCTTTAGATACAAAGATTTACATATTTAATAATTTAATAAAACAAGATATTGAAAGTTTTTATAATAATGATGTAGGGAATAAGATTTCAATTCTTACTAATGATATTAATACTATAGAAACAGAGTATTTTAGAACATTTTTAAATTTAGTTAAATCAGGATTTTTGTTTCTTTTTGCCTTTGGGACAATTTTCTATGTTTCCTATCAAATGACGATTGCTTTAATGATATTGTCTATAATTTCATTTGCGTTTGGAAATATTCCAATGAAAAATTTAAAAACTTTTAAAGAGAAATTTTCAAATTCTCAAAGTGAATATACTGCAAGAACAAGTGAATATTTTAATGGTTATGAAACAATCAAAGTATTTGGACTAGAAAAATTTATTTCAAAAGTGTTTTATAATAACTCAAAAAATGTTTATGATAAAGGACTTGCATATCAAAAAAGGTATAGTTTAGTAACTATGATTTCATATTTTTTTGGAGGTTTTACATTTTTAGGTGGTTTTGTTTGTGGTGGATATTTAGCATATAAAGGATTTATAACACTTGGACAAATGATTATTTGTGTGCAACTTACAAATCACATTGTGAATCCTTTGATGTTTGCAATAGAATCTTATGGTAAATTTAAGTCTGTTGATAAAATATTAAATAAAATAGAAAATACTTTAATTTCAGAAGAAAATGTTGAAATAACAGAAATTAAAGACTTTAATAATAAGATTTCTTTAAATGATGTTAGCTTTAAATATGATGATAAAAAAGTTTTAGAAAATATAAACTTTGAATTTGAAAAAGGTAAAAAATATGCTTTAGTAGGTTTATCAGGAAGTGGAAAATCAACTTTAATGAAGCTGATTTCAAAAAGAATTAAAGCAAATGATGGGAAAATTTATATAGATGGAATTGATTTGGATGAAGTTTCAAAAAATTCTATTATAAATTTAATTTCAACAATTAATCAAAATGTATTTCTATTTAAAGGAAGCCTATATGATAATATAACATTATTTAGTAGAGATTATTCGGAAGAAAAGGTAAAAGATGTTATATTGAAAGCAGAACTTGGTAAATATTTGGATAGATTGTATGATAAGGAATTAATTTCTGAAAACGCAAATAACTTATCTGGAGGAGAAAAACAAAGAATTTCAATTGCAAGGTCTTTGATAAAGGATACAAAGATAATACTTGCTGACGAAATTTTATCAAGTTTGGATAATGAAATTGCATTTTCAATAGAAAAGGGACTACTTGAACTTGAAAATATAACATTGATTTCTGTAACACATAGATTAATAAAGGAAAATTTAAAACAATATGACAAAATATTGGTATTAAAAGATGGAAAAATAGAAGAAAAAGGTAATTTTGAAGAACTTATGAGTTTTGATTCATACTTTAAGAAGTTATATACAATTTCTGAAGTTGAGAATAATTAA
- a CDS encoding ABC transporter ATP-binding protein has protein sequence MIKIENLYFTYNSFEKDSGFLGSLKDFFKRREIKKSAIEDFNLEIKTGEIVGILGPNGSGKTTLIKLLTGILNPESGTIECDGNIPFKKERSYLKSIGVVIGQKSQLIWDLPAEETLEMLRCIYKIDKVSYRNKLNNMVKLLNLDDKLRIPVRKLSLGERIKFEIICALIHSPKILFLDEPTIGLDITSQRSIHEFLLDINKKDNVTIFLTSHYMKDIETLCDRVIILLNGKKVEDSNINEIIDKFSVKDEYIIEFKDFIPNEFNCFKLLDKKKLQVNFDEVNFILKNVDFSLIKNIFCENKSFEDVVFDIFSEDKKED, from the coding sequence ATGATAAAAATTGAAAATTTATATTTTACTTATAATTCTTTTGAAAAAGATAGTGGGTTTTTAGGTTCTTTAAAGGATTTTTTCAAAAGAAGAGAAATAAAAAAATCAGCTATTGAAGATTTTAATTTAGAAATCAAAACAGGAGAAATAGTAGGAATTTTAGGACCAAATGGGTCAGGAAAAACTACATTGATAAAATTGCTTACTGGAATATTAAATCCGGAAAGTGGAACCATTGAGTGTGATGGAAATATTCCTTTTAAGAAGGAAAGATCCTATCTTAAATCAATAGGTGTGGTTATAGGGCAGAAAAGTCAATTAATTTGGGATTTACCTGCTGAAGAAACTCTTGAAATGTTAAGATGTATTTACAAAATAGATAAAGTAAGTTATAGAAATAAATTGAATAATATGGTTAAATTGTTAAATTTAGATGATAAGCTGAGAATTCCAGTTAGAAAATTATCGCTTGGAGAGAGAATTAAGTTTGAGATAATCTGTGCTTTAATTCATAGTCCTAAGATTTTATTTTTAGATGAACCTACGATAGGCTTGGATATAACAAGTCAAAGGTCTATTCATGAGTTTTTACTTGATATAAATAAAAAAGACAATGTGACTATATTTTTAACTTCTCACTATATGAAAGATATTGAAACATTATGTGATAGGGTTATAATTTTATTAAATGGGAAAAAGGTAGAAGATTCAAATATAAATGAAATTATAGATAAGTTCTCTGTTAAAGATGAATATATAATAGAATTTAAAGATTTTATACCTAATGAATTTAATTGTTTTAAACTTTTGGATAAGAAAAAATTACAGGTAAATTTTGATGAAGTAAATTTTATATTAAAAAACGTAGATTTTTCACTTATAAAAAATATATTCTGTGAAAATAAGAGCTTTGAAGATGTAGTTTTTGATATATTCAGTGAAGATAAAAAGGAGGACTAA
- a CDS encoding ABC-2 family transporter protein has translation MSKYLPTFLNQLNIQLSYKFNFISNIFVNILGIVISIFTWNGIFESASVESIGGFTKTQMIYYIVISNIGMILFSSESVVNMGHLVRTGKLTSMLIRPYSILVNSFFAFLGKKFIFIIVYVLMFILSFFVNVNIGYFLLVFLLFIVNFCMFFMLVSLVGNLGFYLINMWTLRPLINSVYLLFGGLLFPLNLLGNKIYKIVDKNPFAIVGFNFTRAIQGKLTIEELIFYIILSFSWFILFFVLYKITYYFGLKRYEGMGA, from the coding sequence ATGAGTAAATATTTACCAACTTTTCTTAATCAGCTGAATATACAATTAAGCTATAAGTTTAACTTTATTTCCAATATATTTGTTAATATACTAGGTATTGTAATTTCTATATTTACTTGGAATGGTATTTTTGAAAGCGCTTCAGTTGAAAGTATTGGTGGTTTTACTAAAACTCAAATGATTTATTATATAGTTATTTCAAATATTGGGATGATTTTATTTTCAAGTGAAAGTGTAGTTAATATGGGTCATCTTGTTAGGACTGGGAAGCTTACTTCCATGTTGATTAGACCATATTCTATATTAGTGAATTCATTTTTTGCATTTTTAGGAAAGAAGTTTATATTTATTATTGTTTATGTACTTATGTTCATTTTATCTTTTTTCGTTAATGTAAATATAGGATATTTTTTGCTAGTGTTTTTGTTGTTTATAGTAAATTTTTGTATGTTTTTTATGCTAGTTTCTCTTGTGGGAAATCTTGGATTTTATTTGATAAATATGTGGACATTAAGACCTTTAATAAATTCAGTTTACTTACTGTTTGGAGGACTGCTTTTTCCTTTAAATTTGTTAGGAAATAAGATTTATAAAATAGTTGATAAAAACCCATTTGCAATAGTAGGATTTAATTTTACAAGGGCTATTCAAGGAAAATTAACAATTGAAGAATTAATTTTTTACATAATTCTATCTTTTTCTTGGTTTATTCTGTTTTTTGTTCTTTATAAAATTACTTATTATTTTGGACTGAAGAGATATGAGGGAATGGGAGCGTAA
- a CDS encoding ABC transporter permease has product MNFRLYKKFLSHSFQEFLIYRSTAIVTIVFGLIFFLAEFIAGVIYFDYTETIYGWVKNDYLLLISVASVISYGYQFLFTVAHENLYEFILGGELDYILIRPVNSFLFYSLYRVDFPSLINLFIALCFQIFMLTKYSLNLFIIIEFIISILLSIYLVFLLNQIVITISFWKEHSSAIMGIPEYLIDFSSRPKSIYPKSIQFVLIYIVPILLSINLPVLIVKEEASFLSIFYILLFDLLGTVFAIFLWKKGLKKYVSAN; this is encoded by the coding sequence ATGAATTTTAGATTGTATAAAAAATTTTTATCACATAGTTTTCAAGAGTTTTTAATTTATAGATCTACTGCAATTGTAACAATAGTTTTCGGTTTGATATTTTTTCTTGCTGAATTTATTGCAGGGGTAATTTATTTTGATTATACTGAAACAATATATGGGTGGGTAAAAAATGACTATTTGCTTTTAATATCAGTAGCTTCTGTAATAAGTTATGGTTATCAGTTTTTATTTACTGTTGCTCATGAAAATCTATATGAATTTATTTTAGGTGGAGAGTTGGATTATATTTTGATTAGACCTGTAAATTCTTTTTTGTTTTACTCATTATATAGGGTGGATTTTCCGAGTTTGATTAATTTATTTATAGCTCTGTGTTTTCAAATATTTATGCTGACAAAATATAGTTTAAATTTATTTATAATAATTGAATTTATTATTTCTATTTTGTTATCTATATACTTGGTATTTTTGTTAAATCAGATTGTAATAACTATTTCATTTTGGAAAGAACATTCAAGTGCTATAATGGGAATACCTGAATATCTAATTGATTTTTCAAGCAGACCAAAGTCTATTTATCCTAAATCAATACAGTTTGTTTTAATTTATATAGTTCCTATTTTGCTGTCAATTAATCTTCCTGTACTCATAGTTAAAGAAGAAGCTTCCTTTTTAAGTATATTTTATATATTATTATTCGATTTGTTGGGAACTGTTTTTGCGATATTTCTTTGGAAAAAGGGTTTGAAAAAATACGTATCTGCTAATTAG